The following are encoded together in the Microbacterium hatanonis genome:
- a CDS encoding nitroreductase family protein — protein sequence MSATLEAVRSRRSWSKVTDVAPTRAELEALVSAAGRVADHSSLRPWRIIELRGDDREVLGRAMNKATGHKGVSSKPMRAPLLLAVVASYRKSKVPRWEQEAVASGVAHVLSLLLDDAGWGVFWRTGDYTRSKAVAKAHGLEKNEELLGWLYVGGKPPVKREARRKVVDATRHLSRMPVRKKGRGEDS from the coding sequence ATGAGCGCGACACTCGAGGCCGTCCGTTCTCGTCGATCGTGGTCGAAGGTCACCGACGTGGCACCGACGCGCGCCGAGCTGGAGGCTCTCGTCTCGGCGGCGGGGCGTGTCGCCGACCATTCGTCCCTCCGGCCGTGGCGCATCATCGAGCTGCGCGGCGACGACCGCGAGGTCTTGGGCCGGGCGATGAACAAGGCCACCGGGCACAAGGGCGTCTCGTCCAAGCCGATGCGCGCACCGCTGCTGCTGGCCGTGGTCGCCAGCTACCGCAAGAGCAAGGTGCCCCGCTGGGAGCAGGAGGCCGTCGCCTCCGGCGTCGCCCACGTGCTGAGCCTCCTGCTCGACGACGCCGGCTGGGGCGTGTTCTGGCGCACCGGCGACTACACCCGCAGCAAGGCGGTCGCGAAGGCGCACGGCCTGGAGAAGAACGAGGAGCTGCTGGGCTGGCTGTACGTCGGCGGCAAGCCTCCCGTGAAACGCGAGGCGCGCCGCAAGGTCGTCGACGCCACCCGCCACCTCTCGCGAATGCCCGTCCGTAAGAAGGGTCGCGGGGAAGACTCCTAG
- the msrB gene encoding peptide-methionine (R)-S-oxide reductase MsrB yields MTYAVSKTDEEWRAELGADQYAVLRQAATERAWTGELLDEKRAGLYACAACGAELFQSGTKFDSNCGWPSFYESVRPEAVELIADNTLGMVRTEVRCANCGSHLGHVFPDGYGTPTGDRYCMNSLALEFTPGDDA; encoded by the coding sequence ATGACATACGCCGTCAGCAAGACCGACGAGGAGTGGCGCGCAGAGCTCGGCGCCGACCAGTACGCCGTGCTCCGTCAGGCCGCCACCGAGCGCGCCTGGACGGGCGAACTGCTCGACGAGAAGCGCGCCGGACTCTACGCCTGCGCCGCGTGCGGAGCCGAACTCTTCCAGAGCGGCACGAAGTTCGACTCGAACTGCGGTTGGCCGAGCTTCTACGAATCGGTGCGTCCTGAGGCGGTCGAGCTCATTGCCGACAACACGCTGGGGATGGTGCGCACCGAGGTGCGCTGTGCGAACTGCGGCTCGCACCTCGGCCACGTGTTCCCCGACGGATACGGCACGCCCACCGGCGACCGCTACTGCATGAATTCGCTCGCGCTGGAGTTCACGCCCGGCGACGACGCATGA
- a CDS encoding ATP-dependent DNA ligase has translation MGRLTYNNDAKSSYDIPDEILLPLRIVVATKLRRSESFMLSVGLEGTGGYRSLWIAPSVPLVIQVYAARLDKIDREVLDKMLDEAYSPNGLDLRGFVGLVHGAGRRNGGSGADGLVHA, from the coding sequence GTGGGACGACTGACATACAACAACGACGCGAAGTCCAGCTACGACATCCCCGACGAGATCCTGTTGCCGCTGCGCATCGTGGTGGCCACCAAGCTCCGACGGTCCGAATCGTTCATGCTCTCCGTGGGGCTCGAAGGAACCGGGGGCTACCGCAGCCTGTGGATCGCGCCGTCGGTGCCGCTCGTGATCCAGGTGTACGCGGCACGCCTCGACAAGATCGACCGCGAGGTGCTCGACAAGATGCTCGACGAGGCATACAGCCCCAACGGGTTGGACCTCAGAGGTTTCGTCGGGTTAGTGCATGGAGCCGGTCGGCGCAACGGCGGGTCGGGAGCGGACGGCCTCGTCCACGCTTGA
- a CDS encoding DsbA family protein, giving the protein MSNDESPNVPAKRDRREAVREKAQQVQTKQSRLRILRGVLIGAGALIVVGGAAFGVAWALDSTASTPQAQPANASHDGFTVADITAVGGTDGSIEDATPVPEQTDAAVQGEAAPSATPTATPVVDIRVYVDYLSSGAREFQLANRSQLSQWVSSDTASLTYYPVAMLTAKSNGTKYSLRAASAAACVATHSPERFFDFNNELLRAQPEIDTDGLTDSELADLAQGSSVTDPTTVRSCIENEEFAAWAKAATDRALKGLPDTDGLTLDSTPKVLVNGTPYVGKLSDPKEFQQFVFAVASDAYFRTATPTTTPTPTPTAAETAAPAETAAPTETATAAP; this is encoded by the coding sequence ATGTCCAACGACGAGTCCCCGAACGTGCCCGCGAAGCGCGACCGCCGAGAGGCCGTCCGTGAGAAAGCGCAGCAGGTTCAGACGAAGCAGTCGCGCCTGCGCATCCTGCGCGGCGTGCTGATCGGTGCGGGTGCGCTCATCGTCGTCGGCGGTGCGGCCTTCGGCGTCGCGTGGGCGCTCGACTCCACAGCATCCACCCCGCAGGCCCAGCCCGCGAACGCGTCGCATGACGGATTCACGGTCGCCGACATCACCGCCGTGGGCGGCACCGACGGCTCCATCGAAGACGCCACCCCGGTGCCGGAGCAGACGGATGCTGCGGTCCAGGGCGAAGCCGCGCCGTCCGCGACACCGACGGCGACCCCGGTGGTCGACATCCGCGTGTACGTCGACTATCTCTCCTCCGGCGCGCGCGAGTTCCAGCTCGCCAACCGGTCTCAGCTCTCGCAATGGGTGAGCAGCGACACCGCGTCGCTCACCTACTACCCGGTCGCGATGCTCACCGCCAAGTCGAACGGCACGAAGTACTCACTGCGTGCTGCGAGTGCGGCTGCCTGCGTCGCCACGCACTCGCCCGAGCGGTTCTTCGACTTCAACAACGAGCTGCTGCGCGCCCAGCCCGAGATCGACACCGACGGGCTGACAGATTCGGAGCTCGCCGACCTCGCACAGGGCTCGAGCGTCACCGACCCCACGACCGTGCGCTCGTGTATCGAGAACGAGGAGTTCGCGGCCTGGGCGAAGGCGGCGACCGATCGCGCTCTCAAGGGGCTGCCCGACACCGACGGGCTCACCCTCGACAGCACGCCCAAGGTGCTCGTCAACGGCACTCCCTACGTGGGCAAGCTGAGCGACCCGAAGGAATTCCAGCAGTTCGTCTTCGCCGTCGCGAGCGATGCCTACTTCCGCACGGCGACGCCGACGACCACCCCCACCCCCACCCCGACCGCGGCCGAGACCGCTGCTCCGGCGGAGACCGCGGCTCCCACCGAGACGGCCACCGCCGCTCCGTAG
- a CDS encoding zinc-binding metallopeptidase family protein, giving the protein MKRFRCEVCGHEVFFDSTSCVRCGTHLGYLWEDDRVASLGLSSRWSRCANAGRAGCTWLVSRDADLCESCALTRTRPADDDLEGLSLFPVAEESKRHLLRDLARLDFPVVGKAADEEGGLAFDLLSSVDADVTIGHADGIVTIDLAEGDDSYREKVRRRLAEPYRTMLGHFRHETGHYFEWHLVESTPRIDEARDLFGDERADYQEAIDRHYADGSPDDWQDRFISEYATMHPYEDFAETWAHYLHIHDTLETAVEFDLISPIDPDMAFDTLVTEVWSPFATSMNVVNRSLGQRDLYPFVLPRRVVEKLVFVDSLRRR; this is encoded by the coding sequence ATGAAGCGCTTTCGATGCGAGGTGTGCGGTCACGAGGTGTTCTTCGACTCCACCAGCTGCGTGCGGTGCGGGACGCACCTCGGTTATCTGTGGGAGGACGACCGCGTAGCGTCCCTGGGGCTGTCATCACGGTGGTCGCGGTGCGCCAATGCGGGGCGAGCCGGCTGCACCTGGCTCGTGTCGCGCGACGCGGATCTCTGCGAGAGCTGCGCCCTCACGCGCACCCGTCCCGCCGACGACGACCTCGAGGGCCTGTCGCTCTTCCCCGTGGCCGAGGAGTCGAAGCGGCACCTGCTGCGCGACCTCGCGCGGCTGGACTTCCCGGTGGTGGGAAAGGCCGCCGACGAGGAGGGTGGGCTCGCGTTCGACCTCCTCTCGAGCGTGGACGCCGATGTGACGATCGGACACGCCGACGGGATCGTCACGATCGACCTCGCGGAGGGCGACGACAGTTATCGGGAGAAGGTGCGGCGCCGGCTCGCAGAGCCGTACCGCACGATGCTCGGCCACTTCCGTCACGAGACCGGCCACTACTTCGAATGGCACCTGGTCGAGTCCACGCCCCGCATCGACGAGGCCAGAGACCTCTTCGGCGACGAACGCGCCGACTACCAGGAGGCCATCGATCGTCACTACGCCGACGGTTCTCCCGACGACTGGCAGGACCGCTTCATCAGCGAGTACGCGACCATGCATCCGTACGAGGATTTCGCCGAGACATGGGCGCACTACCTGCACATCCACGACACCCTCGAGACCGCGGTCGAATTCGACCTCATCTCGCCGATCGATCCCGACATGGCGTTCGACACCCTGGTCACGGAGGTGTGGTCGCCCTTCGCCACATCCATGAACGTCGTCAACCGCTCCCTCGGGCAGCGCGACCTGTACCCCTTCGTCCTCCCCCGCCGGGTCGTGGAGAAGCTGGTCTTCGTCGATTCCCTGCGCCGGCGCTAG